One window from the genome of Azospirillum sp. B510 encodes:
- a CDS encoding sigma-54-dependent Fis family transcriptional regulator, giving the protein MLANEQAAVGRLAVASSGPAFQALVDGETATMKAWEDFVSGTRRENLPVRDVVIRSWTRCQSFLVDARADAAPVVGSDHIEALRRDNRDLLQAAASTLAEAADLLAGTRTVMLITDASGVVLEAAGDRATLSSARDISLACGGQWGETCAGTNGIGTALASRQPVLVQAAEHYCAGIKGWSCAGAPIHDPVDGSVVGLLDISGLKQSFSGQALALAVVAARQVEWNLARQMEAEHVRLLEACLEDSQKYAGEGLIALDARGRLLYASRKAESLLKASLGSDLPRLSRGTKLPLVELPPVDPSIVGMTGGPAVESACRLPVPADWVRPLMLDGERRGTLLIIPGTVPARRPGGRRPVPDESDHARSRFADIVGASDSLRAVVGQGERLAPLPVPVLIEGETGVGKELFARAIHGHSAVAGGPFVPFNCGAVSREMLGSELFGYVRGAFTGAAAEGRIGRFELADGGTLCLDEIGELPLDLQPYLLRVLEEGVLYRIGDNVPRRVSVRLLAMTNRNLRHEVAAGRFRRDLYHRLAVTALRVPPLRERHGDVSRLISHFNGLLAERHGRAPVRFAAASLDLLQRYDWPGNVRELRNVIERAVLLSTSGSIEVGDLPDELRDDRGGVCDGVTAGGWSPSCPALSGPALPIPASSGPAAMSLTRTEQRTIEDVIAATGGNLSDAAVVLGISRSTLYRKLSQHGIQRAAPRRTRPHGDGIGRDGP; this is encoded by the coding sequence ATGTTGGCCAACGAACAGGCCGCCGTCGGCCGTCTGGCCGTCGCGTCGTCCGGGCCGGCGTTCCAGGCGCTGGTGGATGGTGAAACGGCGACGATGAAGGCGTGGGAGGATTTCGTTTCCGGGACCAGGCGCGAGAATTTGCCGGTGCGCGACGTGGTCATCCGGTCCTGGACCCGCTGTCAGAGCTTCCTGGTCGATGCGCGGGCGGACGCGGCGCCGGTGGTCGGCAGCGACCATATCGAAGCGCTGCGCCGCGACAACCGTGACCTGCTCCAGGCGGCCGCCTCGACCTTGGCGGAGGCGGCGGACCTGCTGGCCGGAACCCGCACGGTGATGCTGATCACCGATGCCAGCGGCGTGGTGCTGGAGGCGGCAGGAGATCGCGCGACGCTGAGTTCGGCGCGCGACATCAGTCTGGCTTGTGGCGGCCAGTGGGGCGAGACCTGCGCCGGCACCAACGGGATCGGCACCGCTCTGGCCTCCAGGCAGCCGGTGCTGGTCCAGGCGGCGGAGCATTATTGCGCCGGCATCAAGGGATGGAGCTGCGCCGGCGCGCCGATCCATGACCCCGTCGACGGGTCGGTCGTCGGTCTGCTCGACATTTCCGGCCTGAAGCAGAGCTTCAGCGGGCAGGCGCTGGCGCTCGCCGTGGTCGCCGCCCGGCAGGTGGAATGGAACCTCGCCCGCCAGATGGAGGCCGAGCATGTGCGGCTGCTCGAAGCCTGTCTGGAGGACAGCCAGAAATATGCCGGTGAAGGGTTGATCGCGCTGGATGCCCGCGGGCGCCTGCTCTATGCCAGCCGCAAGGCGGAATCCCTGTTGAAGGCCAGCCTGGGATCGGACTTGCCGCGGCTGAGCCGGGGGACGAAGCTGCCCCTTGTCGAGCTGCCCCCCGTCGATCCGTCCATTGTCGGCATGACGGGCGGGCCGGCCGTCGAGAGCGCTTGCCGCCTGCCGGTGCCGGCCGACTGGGTCCGTCCGCTGATGCTGGATGGGGAAAGGCGCGGGACGCTGCTGATCATTCCGGGAACGGTGCCGGCCCGCCGGCCCGGCGGGCGCCGTCCGGTGCCGGACGAGTCCGACCATGCCCGCTCCCGCTTCGCCGATATCGTCGGGGCCAGCGACAGCCTGCGCGCGGTGGTCGGGCAGGGCGAACGCCTGGCGCCGCTGCCGGTGCCCGTCCTGATCGAGGGGGAGACCGGCGTCGGCAAGGAACTGTTCGCGCGCGCCATCCATGGTCACAGCGCGGTGGCGGGTGGTCCCTTCGTACCGTTCAATTGCGGTGCGGTGTCGCGCGAGATGCTGGGTAGCGAACTGTTCGGCTATGTGCGCGGCGCCTTCACCGGTGCGGCGGCGGAGGGGCGGATCGGCCGCTTCGAGCTGGCCGACGGCGGCACGCTGTGTCTCGATGAGATCGGCGAGCTGCCGCTCGACCTCCAACCCTATCTGCTGCGGGTGTTGGAGGAGGGGGTGCTGTACCGCATCGGCGACAATGTCCCGCGCCGGGTGTCGGTGCGGCTGCTCGCCATGACCAACCGCAACCTGCGCCACGAGGTCGCCGCCGGCCGCTTCCGTCGCGACCTGTATCATCGCCTCGCCGTGACGGCCTTGCGGGTGCCGCCGCTGCGCGAGCGGCATGGCGATGTCTCTCGCCTGATCTCCCACTTCAACGGCCTGCTGGCGGAGCGGCACGGCCGCGCGCCCGTCCGCTTTGCCGCGGCGTCGCTGGATTTGCTGCAACGCTACGACTGGCCGGGCAATGTGCGCGAGTTGCGGAATGTGATCGAAAGGGCGGTTCTGCTGTCCACCAGCGGAAGCATCGAGGTCGGCGATCTTCCGGACGAACTGCGCGACGATCGCGGGGGTGTCTGCGACGGCGTCACGGCTGGCGGCTGGTCGCCGTCCTGTCCGGCGCTGTCCGGTCCGGCGCTGCCGATTCCGGCCTCATCCGGCCCGGCGGCGATGTCCCTGACGCGGACCGAGCAGCGGACCATCGAGGATGTGATCGCCGCCACCGGTGGGAACCTGTCGGACGCGGCAGTGGTGCTGGGGATTTCCCGCAGCACCCTGTATCGCAAGCTCAGTCAGCACGGCATTCAGAGAGCCGCCCCGCGCCGGACCCGACCCCATGGCGACGGGATCGGCCGCGACGGCCCCTGA
- a CDS encoding molecular chaperone GroEL: MPKMMLHRAEARAALARGVGKLALAVRGTLGPKGTNAIIDRPIGTPMISRDGVSIAAEIELPCRFENMGAQVVREVSKQTNDVAGDGTTTATVLADALIQDGVAVLADGDGSGHGSVELIEGMERACGFVLDQLRHMARPLDSHARLEQVATVAATDPALGRLVADALRRVGAEGVIDIDYGQPGAPTALHVLEGMVLDRGFLSHHMATEPTGQTAVLDRPYILLTDHKIADPAPVLRLVDRIAAGHRPLLIVADNVAPEVVAALMALRRDGRATVVAINPPEFGHWRQAMMEDMAILTGGRVIARDLGGRLDAVSAEDLGSADRIEVTAGRTSILRGHGDADALAARRALVQRQWEEAPPNIERDKLSQRLAKLTHGTALIEVGGATPVEQKRTAQLLEDSLAAARAALAEGVVPGGGTALARIAPLLDHLAEDVAGGGGAALADGVRLVRRAMLQPLLCIAENGGLDGAGVAARIAALPDGSGFDARTGRFGDLFAAGIIDPVRVTSLALLNAVSVAKLVLTTHTLIADIPDDIDPTAGPARGGGMERYGRT; the protein is encoded by the coding sequence ATGCCGAAGATGATGCTGCACCGTGCCGAGGCGCGGGCCGCGCTTGCCCGTGGGGTGGGCAAGCTGGCGCTGGCGGTGCGCGGCACCCTGGGGCCGAAGGGGACCAACGCGATCATCGACCGTCCCATCGGCACGCCGATGATCTCGCGCGACGGCGTCAGCATCGCGGCGGAGATCGAGCTGCCTTGCCGCTTCGAGAATATGGGCGCCCAGGTGGTGCGCGAGGTGTCGAAACAGACCAACGATGTGGCCGGCGACGGCACCACCACCGCGACCGTGCTGGCCGACGCGCTGATCCAGGATGGCGTCGCCGTGCTGGCGGATGGCGATGGTTCGGGGCACGGGTCGGTCGAGCTGATCGAGGGGATGGAGCGCGCCTGCGGCTTCGTCCTCGACCAACTCCGCCACATGGCCCGGCCGCTGGACAGCCACGCCCGGCTGGAGCAGGTGGCGACCGTCGCCGCGACCGATCCGGCGCTCGGCCGGCTGGTGGCGGATGCCCTGCGCCGGGTCGGGGCGGAGGGGGTGATCGACATCGACTATGGCCAGCCGGGCGCGCCGACGGCGCTGCATGTGCTGGAGGGCATGGTGCTGGACCGCGGCTTTCTCTCCCATCACATGGCGACCGAGCCGACCGGCCAGACGGCGGTGCTGGACCGGCCCTATATCCTGCTGACCGACCATAAGATCGCCGATCCGGCACCGGTCCTCCGTCTGGTCGACCGCATCGCCGCCGGACATCGGCCGCTGCTGATCGTCGCCGACAATGTGGCGCCTGAGGTGGTGGCGGCGCTGATGGCGTTGCGCCGCGACGGACGCGCCACTGTGGTGGCGATCAATCCGCCGGAATTCGGCCATTGGCGTCAGGCGATGATGGAGGACATGGCGATCCTGACCGGCGGGCGGGTGATCGCCCGCGATCTCGGCGGGCGCCTCGACGCCGTGTCGGCGGAGGATCTGGGGAGCGCCGACCGCATCGAGGTGACCGCCGGCCGCACCAGCATCCTGCGCGGGCATGGCGACGCCGACGCGCTGGCGGCCCGCCGCGCCCTGGTGCAGCGCCAGTGGGAGGAGGCGCCGCCCAACATCGAGCGGGACAAGCTGTCCCAGCGGCTGGCCAAGCTGACCCACGGTACCGCCCTGATCGAGGTCGGCGGCGCCACGCCGGTGGAGCAGAAGCGCACCGCCCAACTGCTGGAGGATTCGCTCGCCGCCGCCCGCGCCGCGCTGGCCGAAGGGGTGGTGCCCGGCGGCGGCACCGCGCTGGCCCGCATCGCCCCGCTGCTCGACCACCTGGCGGAGGATGTGGCGGGAGGCGGGGGCGCCGCCCTGGCCGACGGGGTACGGTTGGTGAGGCGGGCGATGCTGCAACCCCTGCTCTGCATCGCGGAGAATGGCGGCCTGGATGGGGCCGGGGTCGCCGCCCGGATCGCGGCGCTTCCCGACGGCTCGGGCTTCGACGCCCGCACCGGCCGCTTCGGCGACCTGTTCGCCGCCGGCATCATCGATCCGGTCAGGGTGACCTCGCTCGCCCTGTTGAACGCGGTGTCGGTGGCCAAGCTGGTGCTGACCACCCATACCCTCATCGCCGACATCCCCGATGACATCGATCCCACCGCCGGCCCGGCGCGCGGCGGCGGAATGGAACGGTATGGGCGAACCTGA
- a CDS encoding MmoB/DmpM family protein, whose amino-acid sequence MSVTTVQQLFKPLKDITQDGTISHQCGVTMNDSVEARCIAEVMESKPGITVTYLPAMIRIDGEGKIEFRMSEIGEALGREMTPHIFEISTSTHYGRMVMIDEDTVVLFGNMDDALAYE is encoded by the coding sequence ATGAGCGTCACCACCGTGCAGCAGCTTTTCAAGCCGCTGAAGGACATCACCCAGGACGGCACCATCTCCCATCAATGCGGCGTGACGATGAATGACAGCGTCGAGGCGCGCTGCATCGCCGAGGTGATGGAAAGCAAGCCCGGCATCACCGTCACCTATCTGCCGGCGATGATCCGCATCGATGGCGAGGGCAAGATCGAGTTCAGGATGAGCGAGATCGGCGAAGCGCTGGGTCGCGAGATGACCCCGCACATCTTCGAGATCTCCACCTCCACCCACTACGGCCGCATGGTCATGATCGACGAGGACACGGTCGTCCTCTTCGGCAACATGGACGACGCGCTGGCCTACGAGTGA
- a CDS encoding aromatic/alkene monooxygenase hydroxylase subunit beta, which translates to MTMQDTATASAAAGAKIFPGSDSRRYNYFEPKGRKATHYEDVTVDVQPDPERYLLQNWIISFGDGTPTYSKDWTALKCADWHGFRAPDQEWERTHYQRQSTIVGMIQNVVENARRAGAPQRFDKAWVAVLQNHVGAFKHAEYGLGTALMRAQRYGYTQMVNNAILTNASYKLRFAQDLTLYLAEVGSDIGTFDLDAGKAHWLDDPIWQPCREAVEHIRAATDFLEQVFAVNLVFEPLVGELFRSGFVMQVAAAQNDFSTPSVISAAEADYERNLANAVELFALLLRDPAHGEDNRTMLQSWFAHHGGLAVKAALQLQPLWSLPRVKVASFGEAFERARDRVAAIGREIGIDAGLPALPPVEVGQPAAAVTAQVNGTAAE; encoded by the coding sequence ATGACCATGCAGGACACCGCGACAGCATCCGCCGCCGCCGGCGCCAAGATCTTTCCGGGCTCCGACAGCCGCCGTTACAATTATTTCGAGCCGAAGGGCCGCAAGGCCACCCATTACGAGGATGTGACCGTCGACGTCCAGCCCGATCCGGAGCGCTACCTGCTCCAGAACTGGATCATCTCCTTCGGCGACGGCACGCCCACCTATTCCAAGGACTGGACCGCGCTGAAATGCGCGGACTGGCATGGCTTCCGCGCGCCCGACCAGGAATGGGAGCGCACCCATTACCAGCGCCAGTCCACCATCGTCGGCATGATTCAGAATGTGGTGGAGAACGCGCGGCGCGCCGGTGCGCCCCAACGCTTCGACAAGGCCTGGGTCGCCGTGCTCCAGAACCATGTCGGCGCCTTCAAGCATGCCGAATATGGGCTTGGCACCGCGCTGATGCGGGCGCAGCGCTATGGCTACACCCAGATGGTCAACAACGCCATCTTGACCAACGCCTCCTACAAGCTGCGTTTCGCCCAGGATCTGACGCTCTATCTGGCCGAGGTCGGCAGCGATATCGGGACTTTCGACCTCGATGCCGGCAAGGCGCATTGGCTGGACGACCCGATCTGGCAACCCTGCCGCGAGGCGGTGGAGCATATCCGCGCCGCCACGGATTTCCTGGAACAGGTTTTCGCCGTCAACCTCGTCTTCGAGCCGCTGGTCGGCGAGCTGTTCCGCAGCGGCTTCGTCATGCAGGTTGCGGCGGCGCAGAACGACTTTTCCACCCCGTCGGTCATCTCGGCGGCCGAGGCCGACTATGAGCGGAACCTCGCCAACGCGGTGGAGCTGTTCGCCCTGCTGCTGCGCGACCCGGCCCATGGCGAGGACAACCGGACCATGCTGCAAAGCTGGTTCGCCCATCACGGTGGGCTGGCGGTGAAGGCGGCGCTTCAGCTTCAGCCACTGTGGTCGCTGCCCAGGGTCAAGGTGGCGAGCTTCGGGGAGGCGTTCGAGCGGGCGCGCGACCGCGTCGCCGCCATCGGGCGCGAGATCGGCATCGACGCCGGTCTGCCGGCCCTGCCGCCGGTCGAGGTCGGGCAGCCGGCCGCCGCGGTCACCGCTCAGGTCAACGGCACCGCGGCCGAGTGA
- a CDS encoding NADH:ubiquinone reductase (Na(+)-transporting) subunit F, which translates to MTAQALHNNPAVHTVRLEPVGIEMEVAEGETILDAAFRQGVSLMHGCKEGQCSACKCLLIDGDVEMLKYSTFALSDPERDSNHILLCRSLAYSDVAVELLNYDEDLLSRSIPVKDFNARLAAVGPLTHDIVAIALDLDQPMKFWAGQYVDITLPGIGLTRSFSMGNPPVDGNRLEFIIKKYPDGAFSRQLDGGLSVGDRVSVRGPYGTCFRREGRDGPMILVGGGSGMAPLLSILRDQATSGETRPVRFFYGARSRRDLFHLDLFEEFARSLPDFAFIPALSHAEEGDGWTGETGFIHEVLRRHLSTMDEVEAADVFSCGPPPMIDAVLPVLQMAGVESARVYFDKFTPATR; encoded by the coding sequence ATGACCGCACAAGCGCTGCACAACAACCCGGCCGTCCACACGGTGCGGCTGGAACCGGTCGGCATCGAAATGGAGGTCGCGGAAGGGGAAACCATCCTCGACGCGGCCTTCCGCCAGGGCGTCTCGCTGATGCATGGCTGCAAGGAGGGGCAATGCTCCGCCTGCAAATGCCTGCTGATCGACGGCGATGTCGAGATGCTGAAATACTCCACCTTCGCGCTCTCCGATCCGGAACGCGACAGCAACCACATCCTGCTTTGCCGCTCGCTGGCCTACAGCGACGTGGCGGTCGAACTGCTGAATTACGACGAGGATCTGCTGTCCCGCTCCATCCCGGTGAAGGATTTCAACGCGCGGCTGGCGGCGGTGGGGCCGCTGACCCATGACATCGTCGCCATCGCGCTGGACCTCGACCAGCCGATGAAGTTCTGGGCAGGGCAGTATGTCGACATCACGTTGCCCGGCATCGGCCTGACCCGCTCCTTCTCGATGGGCAACCCGCCGGTGGACGGTAACCGGCTGGAGTTCATCATCAAGAAATACCCGGACGGCGCCTTTTCCCGCCAGCTGGACGGCGGCCTGTCGGTCGGCGACCGGGTGAGTGTTCGCGGTCCCTACGGCACCTGCTTCCGCCGCGAGGGGCGGGACGGGCCGATGATCCTGGTCGGCGGCGGGTCGGGCATGGCGCCGCTGCTGTCGATCCTGCGCGATCAGGCCACCAGCGGCGAGACGCGGCCGGTGCGCTTCTTCTACGGCGCCCGCAGCCGCCGGGACCTGTTCCACCTCGACCTGTTCGAGGAATTCGCCCGCAGCCTGCCGGACTTCGCCTTCATCCCCGCCCTGTCGCATGCCGAGGAGGGCGACGGCTGGACCGGCGAGACCGGCTTCATCCACGAGGTGCTGCGCCGGCACCTGTCCACCATGGATGAGGTGGAGGCGGCGGACGTCTTTTCCTGCGGGCCGCCGCCGATGATCGACGCGGTGCTGCCGGTCTTGCAGATGGCCGGTGTCGAGTCCGCGCGCGTCTATTTCGACAAATTCACCCCCGCCACCCGCTGA
- a CDS encoding aromatic/alkene/methane monooxygenase hydroxylase/oxygenase subunit alpha: MPDGLTLNKITSQKGIGITEAARRVADLGWTPSYVKEAMAFPTDYKISKAPRDPMKQVLRSYFPMQEEKDNRVYGALDAALRGDMFRNVEPRWIEWMKLFLAIIPFPEISAARSMATLGQLAPGDDLRTGFTMQMIDEFRHSTIQMNLKKWYMENYIDPAGFDITEKAFGKCYATTIGRQFGEAFLTGDAITASNIYLQVVAETAFTNTLFVAMPSEAARNGDYALPTVFLSVQSDESRHIGNGHSMLMSVLKEPDNHLLLERDIRYSFWQNHMIVDAAIGTIIEYGTKHRDKNKESYAELWHRWIFEDYYRTYMLPLEKYGIKIHHDDVHEAFDSIVKKNYVHKIAQFFSAGWWANFWRIEAMTERDFEWFESKYPGWYDEFGVWWENYAKLSKPGSVPITFADTGYVYPHRCWSSLVPCVIREDFQIDEVDGELYTYASEVDRWTHKEAFAAEYQGRPTPAMGRFSGRRQWEEVYDGWDLADAIQDMGFVRPDGKTLIAQPHLSFEEKDMWTLDHVRGHTIRSPLLALREMTPQQRQAHVEDYRKGFKIRRV; encoded by the coding sequence ATGCCGGATGGATTGACGCTGAACAAGATCACCAGCCAGAAAGGCATCGGCATCACCGAGGCGGCCCGCCGCGTCGCCGATCTCGGCTGGACGCCGTCCTACGTCAAGGAAGCGATGGCCTTTCCGACCGACTACAAGATCTCCAAGGCGCCGCGCGACCCGATGAAGCAGGTCCTGCGCTCCTACTTCCCGATGCAGGAGGAGAAGGACAACCGCGTCTACGGCGCGCTCGACGCGGCGTTGCGCGGCGACATGTTCCGCAATGTCGAGCCGCGCTGGATCGAGTGGATGAAGCTGTTCCTGGCGATCATCCCCTTCCCGGAAATCTCGGCGGCGCGGTCGATGGCGACGCTGGGCCAGCTGGCGCCGGGCGACGATTTGCGCACCGGCTTCACCATGCAGATGATCGATGAGTTCCGCCACTCGACGATCCAGATGAACCTCAAGAAATGGTACATGGAGAACTACATCGATCCGGCCGGCTTCGACATCACCGAGAAGGCGTTCGGCAAATGCTACGCTACCACCATCGGCCGGCAGTTCGGTGAGGCCTTCCTGACCGGCGATGCCATCACCGCGTCGAACATCTACCTCCAGGTCGTCGCCGAGACCGCCTTCACCAACACGCTGTTCGTCGCCATGCCATCGGAGGCGGCGCGCAACGGTGATTACGCCCTGCCCACCGTCTTCCTGTCGGTGCAGAGTGACGAATCCCGCCACATCGGCAACGGCCATTCCATGCTGATGTCGGTGCTGAAGGAACCGGACAACCATCTGCTGCTGGAACGCGACATCCGCTATTCCTTCTGGCAGAACCATATGATCGTCGATGCCGCCATCGGCACGATCATCGAATATGGCACCAAGCACCGCGACAAGAACAAGGAATCCTACGCCGAGCTGTGGCACCGATGGATCTTCGAGGATTATTACCGCACCTACATGCTGCCGCTGGAGAAATACGGCATCAAGATCCACCATGACGATGTCCACGAAGCCTTCGACAGCATCGTCAAGAAGAACTATGTCCACAAGATCGCCCAGTTCTTTTCGGCCGGCTGGTGGGCCAATTTCTGGCGCATCGAGGCGATGACCGAACGCGACTTCGAATGGTTCGAGAGCAAGTATCCGGGCTGGTATGACGAATTCGGCGTCTGGTGGGAGAATTACGCCAAGCTCAGCAAGCCCGGCAGCGTGCCGATCACCTTCGCCGATACCGGCTATGTCTATCCGCACCGCTGCTGGTCCAGCCTGGTGCCCTGCGTCATCCGCGAGGATTTCCAGATCGACGAGGTGGACGGCGAGCTTTACACCTACGCCTCCGAGGTCGACCGCTGGACCCACAAGGAAGCCTTCGCCGCCGAATATCAGGGCCGTCCGACCCCTGCGATGGGCCGCTTCTCCGGCCGGCGCCAGTGGGAGGAGGTCTATGACGGCTGGGACCTCGCCGACGCCATCCAGGACATGGGCTTCGTCCGGCCCGACGGGAAGACGCTGATTGCCCAACCGCATCTGTCCTTCGAGGAGAAGGACATGTGGACGCTGGACCATGTGCGCGGCCACACCATCCGCAGCCCGCTGCTGGCGCTGCGCGAAATGACGCCGCAACAGCGTCAGGCGCATGTCGAGGACTACCGCAAGGGCTTCAAGATCCGCCGGGTCTGA